In Chrysoperla carnea chromosome 2, inChrCarn1.1, whole genome shotgun sequence, the following proteins share a genomic window:
- the LOC123293082 gene encoding zinc finger protein 85-like, translating into MANNEFNNFNNKSANLENIKLEQELYAEIIEGSEKMEFVKIKEEMPEESFTREDVFIGQEIPEEDFENVLFKEEMQEETTDTVTMEYGWVGEEFIENGIIDETILENRRINSGDKRFSCEVCNKTFTLNSHLMKHIQIHTGVKPFSCDICDKAFNRRQSLMRHELIHTGEKPFSCEVCDKKFNRQSVLIRHKLVHTGEKSYSCEICDKIFAQKQHLITHKRTHTGEKPFSCEICNKKFTQRGSLTEHIERIHITDKSYSCDVCNQIFSQKNHLKQHKRNHFQGKPLNMKSETGIKEEVCDTTYTLDVKPFSCDVCDKVFNQQQSLIRHTLIHTGEKPFSCEVCDKKFNRQSALTRHKLIHTGQKSYSCEVCDKTFIHKHHLIKHARIHSGEKPYSCEICAKTFSDTSSLIRHKRIHTVIQVV; encoded by the exons ATGgcaaataatgaatttaataattttaataataaatctgcTAACTTAGAAAACATTAAACTTGAACAAGAATTATACGCAGAAATTATTGAAGGAAGTGAAAAAATGgagtttgtaaaaattaaagaagaaatgcCTGAAGAATCTTTTACAAGGGAAGATGTATTCATTGGACAAGAAATACCAGAAgaagattttgaaaatgtacTGTTTAAAGAAGAAATGCAAGAAGAAACCACCGATACTGTTACAATGGAATATGGATGGGTTGGTGAAGAATTCATTGAAAATGGAATAATAGATGAAACTATTTTGGAAAATCGACGAATTAATAGTGGAGATAAACGTTTCTCTTGtgaagtttgtaataaaacatttactctgAATAGTCATTTAATGAAACATATACAAATTCATACTGGGGTTAAACCCTtctcatgtgatatttgtgataagGCATTTAATCGGCGACAGAGTTTAATGAGACATGAACTTATtcataccggtgaaaaacctttttcttgtgaagtttgtgataaaaaatttaatagacaaAGTGTTTTAATTCGGCATAAACTCGTTCACACCGGGGAAAAATCttattcatgtgaaatttgtgataaaatatttgctCAAAAGCAACATTTAATTACACATAAACGAACacataccggagaaaaaccattttcatgtgaaatttgtaataaaaagttcACTCAACGAGGAAGTTTAACTGAACATATTGAAAGAATTCATATTACGGATAAATCTtattcatgtgatgtttgtaatcaGATATTTAGtcagaaaaatcatttaaagcAACATAAACGAAATCATTTTCAAGGAAAACCATTGAATATGAAGTCTGAAACAGGAATTAAAGAAGAAGTTTGTGATACAACGTACACTCTTGATGTAAAACCCTtctcatgtgatgtttgtgataaagTATTTAATCAACAACAGAGTTTAATTAGACATACACTTATtcataccggtgaaaaaccattttcttgtgaagtttgtgataaaaaatttaatagacaaAGTGCTTTAACTCGACATAAACTAATACACACCggacaaaaatcgtattcatgtgaagtttgtgataaaacatttatacataaacatcatttaattaaacatgCAAGAATTCATAGCGGAGAAAAACCTTATTCTTGTGAAATTTGTGCTAAAACATTTAGTGATACAAGTAGTTTAATTCGACATAAGCGAattcatactg tgATACAAGTAGTTTAA
- the LOC123293083 gene encoding uncharacterized protein LOC123293083, with protein MRVDKLEGSNNWTKWRRQIELLLRHYDVLEYATESVSAPTLVEGTNEEAKTAHEKQVKIFRKSDALAQLILLVSVYEQSSGHRLDRLMEKFFTSCKEASEDVTTHVSRLQRKFYEFNDELKRVAKTELPELLLMTRIMPTLNEYFEFKSVWESVPLEDRTLNLLTEMLRCHEGPCNTSSDAFMSDSVQETTDIVFVRFDDGVQRDMWLADSGATAHRTKNREYFVTYSEFLTPLKIMNPYATIPKNL; from the exons ATGCGTGTAGACAAGCTTGAAGGCAGTAATAACTGGACCAAGTGGAGAAGACAAATTGAGTTGTTGTTGAGACATTACGATGTTTTAGAATACGCTACTGAAAGTGTAAGTGCGCCCACATTAGTTGAAGGGACAAATGAAGAGGCTAAAACGGCGCATGAAAAACAAGTTAAGATTTTTCGTAAATCAGACGCATTGGCACAATTAATTCTG TTAGTTTCAGTTTATGAACAAAGTTCAGGACATCGATTGGATCGTTTGATGGAAAAATTCTTTACAAGTTGTAAAGAAGCTTCCGAAGATGTGACAACACATGTATCACGGTTGCAACGAAAATTCTATGAGTTCAATGACGAACTTAAGCGAGTAGCAAAAACTGAACTTCCTGAGTTACTATTGATGACTCGAATAATGCCGACgttgaatgaatattttgaatttaaaagcgTGTGGGAATCGGTGCCATTGGAAGATCGTACGTTAAATCTTCTAACTGAAATGTTGCG TTGTCATGAAGGACCTTGTAATACTTCGAGTGACGCATTTATGAGCGATTCAGTGCAGGAAACTACGGATATCGTATTTGTGCGTTTTGATGACGGTGTGCAAAGGGATATGTGGTTAGCTGATTCAGGTGCAACAGCCCATAGGACAAAAAATCGTGAGTATTTTGTCACGTATTCAGAATTTCTTACTCCTTTGAAG ATTATGAATCCGTATGCGACAATACCGAAAAACttatag
- the LOC123293084 gene encoding LOW QUALITY PROTEIN: uncharacterized protein LOC123293084 (The sequence of the model RefSeq protein was modified relative to this genomic sequence to represent the inferred CDS: substituted 1 base at 1 genomic stop codon) yields MKLIKCNFMSSFWAHTFFSNSHLTVENITNFVVFFITTNAPKTDLLQQEFSFGRATVIDWVNFIREVLLDWSFRHNSDMIGGGGGSSRSRESKLEKRKYYRGRIIEGQWVFGGIERGSKKLFIVPIKTRDRETLVEIIKNKVAPGTKIISDFXKSYDSLPQEGYHHDKVNHSENFIDPTTGAHTQNIERSWRDLKSVIPKYGRTDEHYTSYVAEFLFVRAYPDRRDRIHKIFREIATVYDPTRLEINNEQNDEN; encoded by the coding sequence atgaaattaattaaatgtaattttatgtctAGTTTTTGGGCGCATACATTTTTCTCCAATTCACATCTTACAGTGGagaatataacaaattttgtggttttttttataacgactAATGCCCCAAAAACAGACTTGTTACAACAGGAATTTAGTTTTGGTAGAGCGACAGTAATAGATTGGGTTAATTTTATTCGGGAAGTATTATTGGATTGGTCATTCCGGCATAATTCTGATAtgattggggggggggggggaagtAGTAGAAGTCGTGAATCAAAATTAGAGAAACGTAAATATTATCGGGGGCGTATTATTGAAGGTCAATGGGTTTTTGGGGGTATAGAAAGaggttcaaaaaaattgtttattgtacCTATAAAAACGCGAGATCGGGAAACTttagttgaaattattaaaaacaaagttgCACCtggaacaaaaattatatcggaCTTCTGAAAGTCATACGATAGCCTTCCTCAAGAAGGTTATCATCATGACAAAGTTAATCACTCAGAAAATTTCATAGACCCGACAACTGGCGCTCATACGCAAAATATTGAACGCAGTTGGCGGGACTTGAAATCTGTAATTCCAAAATATGGACGGACTGACGAACATTATACCAGCTATGTCGcggaatttttgtttgttcggGCTTACCCTGATAGAAGGGAccgaatacataaaatattccgTGAAATAGCAACGGTGTATGACCCGACAAGACTTGAAATAAACAACGAACAAAAtgacgaaaattaa